Proteins co-encoded in one Rattus rattus isolate New Zealand chromosome 5, Rrattus_CSIRO_v1, whole genome shotgun sequence genomic window:
- the Lrrc26 gene encoding leucine-rich repeat-containing protein 26 produces MRGYFFSRFPPQLSLLLLLLLSWRRVWTQEHIGTDPSKSPVASVCPEACSCSPGGKANCSALALPAVPAGLSWQVRSLLLDRNRVSTLPPGAFADAGALLYLDLRENRLRSVHARAFWGLGVLQRLDLSSNQLETLSPGTFTPLRALSFLSLAGNRLALLESSILGPLPLLRVLSLQDNSLSALEAGLLNSLPALDVLRLHGNPWACSCALRPLCTWLRKHPRPTSETETLLCVSPKLQTLNLLTDFPDNAFKQCTQSLAARDLAVVYALGPASFLASLAICLALGSVLTACGARRRRRRTTVRHLIRRQPDPEGPASLEDVGSPTTTAIQA; encoded by the exons ATGAGGGGTTATTTTTTCTCGCGGTTTCCGCCGCaactctctctgctgctgctgctgctgttgtcgtGGAGACGAGTCTGGACCCAAGAGCACATTGGAACTGACCCTTCCAAATCCCCCGTGGCCTCCGTATGCCCCGAGGCATGTTCATGTTCACCAGGAGGCAAGGCCAATTGCTCCGCGCTGGCGCTGCCCGCGGTACCGGCGGGCCTGAGCTGGCAAGTACGCTCACTGCTGCTGGATCGCAATCGAGTGAGCACACTACCTCCAGGTGCCTTCGCCGATGCAGGCGCACTGCTATACCTAGACCTGCGGGAGAACCGGCTTCGGTCGGTGCACGCGCGAGCTTTCTGGGGTCTGGGAGTGTTGCAACGGCTGGACCTGAGTTCCAACCAGCTGGAAACTCTGTCTCCTGGCACCTTCACGCCGCTGCGAGCGCTGAGTTTCCTCTCCCTAGCGGGTAACCGGCTGGCACTCCTGGAGTCCTCGATCCTGGGCCCGCTCCCTTTACTGCGGGTGCTCAGCCTGCAGGACAATTCACTATCGGCACTCGAGGCGGGTTTGCTGAATAGCTTGCCTGCCCTCGACGTGTTGCGCTTGCATGGCAACCCCTGGGCGTGCAGCTGCGCGCTGCGCCCGCTTTGCACCTGGCTGCGTAAGCACCCGCGTCCCACTTCAG AAACTGAGACCCTGCTCTGTGTGTCTCCAAAACTTCAAACGCTCAACCTACTGACAGACTTTCCGGACAACGCCTTCAAACAGTGCACGCAGTCACTCGCTGCGCGAGACCTGGCGGTGGTCTATGCTCTCGGGCCGGCCTCCTTCCTTGCCAGTTTAGCCATCTGCCTGGCATTGGGCTCCGTACTCACTGCTTGTGGTGCACGGCGCCGGCGCCGCCGCACCACAGTGCGCCACTTAATAAGGAGACAGCCAGACCCCGAGGGCCCAGCCTCCCTGGAGGATGTTGGGAGCCCTACAACAACAGCTATCCAAGCCTAA
- the Tmem210 gene encoding transmembrane protein 210, whose product MDSCPAGPLGLICLSLVLIPASAGTYCECSLGLSREALIALIVVLAGISASCFCALVVVALGVFRAKDDTCPGHSENRLEEPYGVQEDQIDLHTVHVESHLMDPDLEVSMMQSLENHTLTAMTAPLQPLPPPPPPHLQCSGEQLGWRIKQYLVIMCCPSCRSLMR is encoded by the exons aTGGACTCCTGCCCAGCTGGCCCCCTTGGCCTGATATGTCTGTCCCTTGTGCTCATACCTGCTTCAG CTGGAACCTACTGTGAATGCAGCCTCGGTCTCAGCCGTGAGGCCCTTATTGCCCTCATTGTGGTGCTGGCTGGTATCAGTGCCAGCTGCTTCTGTGCCCTCGTTGTTGTGGCGCTTGGTGTCTTTCGGGCCAAGGA TGACACGTGCCCTGGACACTCGGAAAACAG GTTGGAGGAGCCCTATGGGGTCCAGGAAGATCAAATAGACCTGCACACGGTGCACGTGGAGTCCCACCTCATGGACCCTGATCTGGAGGTATCCATGATGCAGTCCTTGGAGAACCATACCCTCACGGCCATGACTGCTCCTCtacagcccctcccccctccccctcccccccacctccagtGTAGTGGAGAGCAGCTAGGCTGGAGAATTAAACAGTATTTAGTGATTATGTGCTGTCCTTCTTGCAGGTCCCTCATGAGGTAA
- the Anapc2 gene encoding anaphase-promoting complex subunit 2, protein MEAEGVAVSVAAAAAATTTIVATDDCDSRPGQELVVAWNTVSTGLVPPAALGLASSRTSGAVPPKEEELRAAVEVLRAHGLHSVLEEWFVEVLQNDLQGNIATEFWNAISLRENSVDEPQCLVLLLDAFGLLESRLDPYLHSLELLEKWTRLGLLMGAGAQGLREKVHTMLRGVLFFSTPRTFQEMVQRLYGRFLRVYMQSKRKGEGGTDPELEGELDSRYARRRYYRLLQSPLCAGCGSDKQQCWCRQALEQFNQLSQVLHRLSLLERVSAEAVTTTLHQVTRERMEDRCRGEYERSFLREFHKWIERVVGWLGKVFLQDNPSRPTSPEAGNTLRRWRCHVQRFFYRIYASLRIEELFSIIRDFPDSRPAIEDLKYCLERTDQRQQLLVSLKVALETRLLHPGVNTCDIITLYISAIKALRVLDPSMVILEVACEPIRRYLRTREDTVRQIVAGLTGDSDGTGDLAVELSKTDPACLETGQDSEDDSGEPEDWVPDPVDADPAKSSSKRRSSDIISLLVSIYGSKDLFINEYRSLLADRLLHQFSFSPEREIRNVELLKLRFGEAPMHFCEVMLKDMADSRRINANIREEDEKRPVEEQPPFGVYAVILSSEFWPPFKDEKLEVPEDIRAALDVYCKKYEKLKAMRTLSWKHTLGLVTMDVELADRTLSVAVTPVQAVVLLYFQDQASWTLEELSKVVKMPVALLRRRMSVWLQQGVLREEPPGTFSVIEEERPQDRDNMVLIDSDDESDSGMASQADQKEEELLLFWTYIQAMLTNLESLSLERIYSMLRMFVMTGPALAEIDLQELQGYLQKKVRDQQLIYSAGVYRLPKNCN, encoded by the exons atggaggccgAGGGTGTGGCGGTatcggtggcggcggcggcggcggcgacgacGACAATTGTCGCCACCGATGACTGCGACTCTAGGCCTGGACAGGAGCTCGTGGTTGCCTGGAATACTGTGAGCACCGGTCTGGTGCCGCCGGCTGCGCTGGGGCTG GCATCTTCCCGGACCAGCGGTGCAGTTCCACCAAAGGAGGAAGAGCTTCGTGCAGCGGTAGAAGTTCTGAGGGCCCACGGTCTGCACTCTGTCTTGGAGGAGTGGTTCGTGGAAGTGCTGCAGAACGACCTTCAAGGCAACATTGCCACGGAGTTCTGGAATGCCATCTCCCTTCGCGAAAACTCTGTCGATGAACCCCAATGCCTTGTGCTGCTCCTGGATGCGTTCGGTCTGCTGGAAAGCCGCTTGGATCCCTATCTGCATAGCCTAGAACTCCTAGAGAAATGGACTCGTCTGGGCTTGCTGATGGGCGCTGGAGCTCAGGGTCTTCGGGAGAAAGTTCACACTATGTTGCGGGGAGTCCTGTTTTTTTCTACCCCTAGGACATTCCAGGAGATGGTCCAGCGCCTCTATGGTCGTTTCCTGAGAGTCTATATGCAgagcaagagaaaaggagaaggggggacAGATCCAGAACTAGAGGGAGAGCTGGACAGCCGGTATGCCCGCCGCAGGTACTACCGACTTTTGCAGAGCCCTCTGTGTGCAGGATGTGGCAGTGACAAGCAGCAGTGCTGGTGCCGGCAGGCCCTGGAGCAGTTCAACCAGCTCAGCCAGGTCCT GCATAGGCTCAGTCTGCTGGAGCGGGTTAGCGCTGAGGCCGTGACCACCACCCTGCATCAGGTGACCCGGGAAAGGATGGAAGACCGCTGCCGAGGAGAGTATGAGCGCTCTTTCTTGCGTGAGTTCCACAAG TGGATCGAGAGAGTGGTTGGTTGGCTTGGCAAAGTGTTCCTTCAGGACAACCCCAGCAGACCAACTTCTCCAGAAGCTGGGAACACACTGCGTCGTTGGCGCTGTCACGTACAGAGATTCTTCTACCGAATCTATGCCAGCCTACGTATTGAGGAGCTTTTCAGCATCATCCGAG ACTTCCCAGACTCTCGGCCAGCCATTGAGGACCTTAAGTACTGCTTGGAGAGGACGGATCAGAGGCAGCAGCTCCTTGTGTCCCTCAAAGTGGCCCTAGAGACTCGACTCCTCCACCCAG GTGTCAACACGTGTGACATCATCACTCTCTACATTTCTGCCATCAAGGCATTACGTGTGCTAGATCCCTCTATGGTCATCCTGGAGGTGGCCTGTGAGCCCATCCGTCGCTACCTGAG GACACGGGAGGACACAGTACGGCAGATTGTGGCTGGGCTAACCGGGGACTCGGATGGGACTGGGGACTTGGCTGTTGAGCTGTCTAAGACTGACCCGGCCTGCCTGGAGACCGGCCAGGACAGTGAAGATGACTCTGGCGAGCCCGAGGACTGGGTCCCTGACCCTGTGGATGCTGATCCAG CAAAGTCGAGTTCCAAGCGACGCTCTTCAGACATCATCAGCCTGCTGGTCAGCATCTATGGCAGCAAAGACCTGTTTATCAATGAGTACCGCTCCCTCCTGGCTGATCGCCTCCTCCACCAGTTCAGCTTCAGTCCAGAGAG GGAGATTCGTAATGTGGAGCTGTTGAAGCTGCGCTTTGGAGAAGCCCCCATGCACTTCTGTGAGGTCATGCTCAAG GACATGGCAGATTCCCGCCGCATCAATGCCAATATCCGTGAGGAGGATGAGAAGCggcctgtggaagaacagccacCATTTGGGGTCTATGCCGTCATATTGTCCAGTGAATTTTGGCCTCCCTTCAAAGATGAGAAGCTGGAGGTCCCTGAGGACATCAGGGCAGCCCTGGATGTTTACTGCAAGAAGTATGAGAAACTGAAG GCTATGCGGACACTCAGTTGGAAGCATACCCTGGGCCTGGTGACGATGGACGTGGAGCTGGCTGACCGCACCCTGTCTGTTGCGGTCACCCCAGTGCAGGCAGTGGTCTTGCTGTATTTCCAGGACCAAG CCAGCTGGACCCTGGAGGAGCTGAGCAAGGTGGTGAAGATGCCCGTGGCACTCCTACGAAGACGCATGTCAGTGTGGCTGCAGCAGGGTGTGCTGCGGGAGGAGCCTCCCGGCACTTTCTCTGTCATTGAGGAAGAGCGGCCTCAGGATAGGGACAACATGGTGCTGATTGACAGTGATGATGAGAGTGACTCGGGCATGGCCTCCCAGGCTgaccagaaggaagaggagttACTG CTCTTTTGGACATACATCCAGGCCATGTTGACCAACCTAGAGAGCCTCTCTCTGGAGCGCATCTACAGCATGCTCCGAATGTTTGTAATGACTGGCCCTGCACTGGCTGAGATTGACCTGCAGGAACTGCAGGGCTACTTGCAGAAGAAGGTCCGAGACCAGCAGCTCATCTACTCTGCAGGTGTCTACCGCCTGCCCAAGAACTGCAACTGA
- the Ssna1 gene encoding Sjoegren syndrome nuclear autoantigen 1: MTQQGAALQNYNNELVKCIEELCQKREELCRQIQQEEDEKQRLQNEVRQLTEKLARVNENLARKIASRNEFDRTIAETEAAYLKILESSQTLLSVLKREAGNLTKATASDQKSSGGKDS, encoded by the exons ATGACCCAACAGGGCGCGGCGCTGCAGAACTACAACAACGAGTTGGTCAAGT GCATCGAAGAGTTGTGTCAGAAACGAGAGGAGCTGTGCCGGCAGATCCAGCAGGAGGAGGACGAAAAGCAGCGGCTACAGAATGAGGTGAGGCAGCTCACGGAGAAATTGGCCCGCGTCAACGAGAACCTGGCGCGCAAGATCGCCTCTCGCAACGAGTTTGACCGGACCATTGCGGAGACAGAGGCCGCCTACCTCAAG ATCCTGGAGAGCTCTCAGACTCTGCTTAGTGTACTCAAAAGAGAAGCTGGGAACCTGACTAAAGCCACGGCTTCAGACCAGAAGAGTAGTGGAGGCAAAGACAGCTGA
- the Tprn gene encoding taperin — protein MAGLGRLDPGPRTVMPAWKREILERRRAKLAALSGGPGSGAAPDGPNERLVLAESLGPLSQNPFMRLESERRRGARPAQQLLELYCRVPGVRTIRADNILIIESAPGFPPAVPPASSIRAAEVVVYEEPQPGRVSRLLEKFDSPAAPRRRGSPERFRPALPQFPVAPASAATRAPTNRSLAPAPPVLPSQPAPPISPVPVAQRAGQRSACCEPAHPDGTAGPGARRSDFLQKTGSNSFTVHPRGLPGSAVNRSLSNGPMTQESPAGPANGLSGSPPVPGKWKPKVESKEPSLHPSPSPGTPSATPVGPPAFLAPSPASATPSQRQWVSSATSANDSFEIRPSSKPDMETIPIGDLQARALANLRVNSRNSFVLIPKRKAPGNYPSAGRQFEEPKGEVGWASQSQGLGSQLVSTVDGAPALEKSSLAAEMQWAIREGGCPRPAISDTDKSVRRQRPASPPPFLPATTEAEPAEGLGVPGLTKNGQEPVRPGLPVTFIDEVDSEEEAFQEAKLPSSAVGVPSQYHLHPSTPGHTSELLNRGSNTFTVVPKRKPGTLQEPHLSQTNGQSQQGAEEQDADSLSGPHTTLENALKKRYPTVNEIEVIGGYLALQKSCLIKAGSSRKKMKISFNDKSLHTTFEYPSESSLAQEEAEEEEEEEEEEEGEDGEEEEVGPDSEKSFTVLLPRATFVSSVGPESSSGLSSYTPKHSMAFSKWQEQTLVQAPTEVELPPKEVMLTPASQNDLSDFRSEPALYF, from the exons ATGGCCGGCCTGGGGCGGCTCGATCCGGGGCCGCGAACCGTGATGCCCGCCTGGAAACGGGAGATACTTGAGCGGAGGCGAGCTAAACTGGCCGCTCTGAGCGGAGGCCCGGGATCTGGAGCGGCACCGGATGGGCCTAACGAGCGGCTGGTGCTGGCGGAGAGTCTGGGTCCACTAAGCCAGAACCCGTTCATGCGACTTGAATCGGAGAGGCGGCGCGGGGCGCGGCCCGCTCAGCAGCTGCTGGAGCTGTACTGTCGTGTGCCCGGCGTGCGGACCATTCGAGCCGACAACATCCTCATCATCGAGTCAGCGCCAGGGTTCCCGCCCGCTGTGCCGCCCGCTTCGAGCATCCGCGCTGCCGAGGTAGTGGTGTACGAGGAGCCACAGCCCGGCCGGGTCAGCCGCCTGCTAGAAAAGTTCGACTCGCCTGCTGCGCCCCGCCGCCGCGGGAGCCCAGAGCGCTTCCGCCCTGCGCTCCCGCAGTTTCCCGTGGCGCCTGCATCTGCTGCCACGCGCGCTCCTACCAATCGGTCGTTGGCTCCTGCCCCACCGGTGCTCCCTAGCCAGCCCGCACCCCCTATTTCGCCTGTCCCCGTTGCCCAGCGCGCGGGTCAGCGCTCTGCCTGTTGCGAGCCCGCGCACCCCGACGGCACTGCGGGCCCCGGGGCCCGGCGCAGCGACTTCCTACAAAAGACCGGCAGCAACTCCTTCACTGTCCACCCCCGAGGCCTGCCCGGCAGTGCGGTCAATCGCTCGCTTTCTAATGGACCCATGACTCAGGAATCCCCTGCCGGCCCTGCCAATGGGTTGTCGGGCTCTCCGCCTGTACCGGGCAAGTGGAAGCCAAAGGTGGAGTCAAAGGAaccctccctccacccatcccCAAGCCCTGGGACCCCAAGTGCCACTCCAGTTGGGCCCCCTGCCTTCCTGGCGCCCAGCCCAGCCAGTGCCACTCCCAGTCAGCGCCAGTGGGTCTCCTCTGCCACCAGCGCCAATGACTCCTTCGAAATAAGGCCATCCTCCAAGCCAGACATGGAAACTATCCCAATTGGGGACCTTCAGGCCAGAGCCCTGGCCAACCTCAGAGTGAACTCCCGCAACTCCTTCGTGTTGATCCCCAAGCGCAAAGCCCCTGGGAACTATCCTTCGGCGGGGAGGCAATTCGAGGAGCCAAAGGGGGAGGTGGGCTGGGCCTCTCAGAGCCAGGGGCTCGGATCCCAGCTGGTGTCTACAGTGGATGGTGCACCTGCCCTAGAGAAGAGTTCCTTGGCTGCTGAGATGCAGTGGGCAATTAGGGAGGGAGGCTGCCCCAGGCCAGCCATTTCTGACACAGACAAGTCtgttaggaggcagaggccagcctcaCCACCTCCATTTCTACCAGCCACTACTGAAGCTGAGCCGGCTGAAGGCTTGGGGGTTCCTGGCTTGACCAAGAATGGCCAGGAGCCTGTGAGGCCAGGACTTCCAGTCACCTTCATTGATGAagtagactcagaggaggaggccttTCAAGAAGCCAAACTGCCCTCTTCAGCAGTTGGTGTGCCTTCCCAGTACCACCTGCACCCTTCCACACCTGGGCACACCTCAGAGCTCCTCAACCGAGGTAGCAACACTTTCACAGTAGTGCCCAAGAGGAAGCCGGGGACCCTTCAGGAGCCACACTTAAGTCAGACTAATGGGCAGTCCCAGCAAGGGGCAGAGGAACAGGATGCTGATAGCCTCTCAGGACCCCACACTACCCTGGAGAATGCCCTAAAGAAACGATACCCCACTGTGAATGAGATTGAGGTGATCGGTGGTTACCTGGCCCTGCAGAAGTCCTGCCTCATCAAGGCTGGCTCTTCCAGAAAAAAG ATGAAGATCTCCTTCAATGACAAGAGCCTGCACACAACATTTGAGTACCCTTCTGAGAGCTCTCTGGcccaggaagaggcagaggaggaggaggaagaggaggaggaggaggaaggagaggatggtgaagaggaggaagtggggccTGACTCAGAGAAATCCTTCACAGTTCTCTTGCCCCGGGCCACATTTGTAAGCAGTGTGGGACCTGAGAGCAGCTCAG GTCTGTCCAGCTACACTCCAAAGCATTCCATGGCCTTCAGCAAGTGGCAGGAGCAGACACTGGTGCAGGCTCCAACTGAGGTGGAGCTCCCACCAAAAGAGGTCATG CTCACACCTGCCAGTCAGAATGATCTCTCGGACTTCCGCAGCGAGCCAGCCCTCTATTTCTGA